A genomic segment from Gemmatimonas aurantiaca encodes:
- the rocD gene encoding ornithine--oxo-acid transaminase: MTPITQSMTSSATLDTTDAFIAREEAWGAHNYRPLDLVIESAEGAWVTDVDGKRYLDCLSAYSAVNHGHCHPRILETMIEQASRVTLTSRAFRNDQLGAFCEEVAGVCGMEMVLPMNTGAEAVETAIKAARRWGYRTKGIPDGQATIIAFTNNFHGRTTTIVGFSSEPSYRDGFGPFAPGFVLAPFGDIDAVRALMHRHVCAVLVEPIQCEAGVLIPPPGFLRALADLCREHDVLLIADEIQTGLGRTGAMFACDHEGVKPDVFVLGKALSGGFYPVSAVVSRRDVLGVFEPGSHGSTFGGNPLGCAVARTALRVLQDEHLVERSARLGAWFLAQVQSLVGPSSHPDIVDVRGRGLLVAIELRGPARPWCEALKARGVLCKETHDHVIRLSPPLVVSEDDLTWAVQQLRAVFSA; encoded by the coding sequence ATGACACCGATCACACAGTCCATGACGTCCAGCGCGACCCTCGACACCACCGACGCGTTCATCGCGCGGGAGGAGGCCTGGGGCGCCCACAACTATCGTCCGCTCGATCTGGTGATCGAATCCGCCGAAGGCGCGTGGGTGACCGATGTCGACGGCAAGCGGTATCTCGACTGCCTGAGCGCCTACTCGGCAGTCAATCACGGCCACTGTCATCCACGCATTCTCGAAACGATGATCGAGCAGGCGTCGCGGGTGACGCTCACGTCGCGCGCGTTCCGCAACGATCAGCTGGGCGCGTTCTGTGAAGAGGTGGCGGGTGTGTGCGGGATGGAGATGGTGCTGCCCATGAACACGGGCGCGGAGGCGGTGGAGACCGCCATCAAGGCCGCGCGTCGGTGGGGCTATCGCACCAAGGGCATTCCCGACGGACAGGCCACGATCATCGCGTTCACCAACAATTTCCACGGCCGCACCACGACCATCGTGGGGTTTTCATCGGAGCCGTCGTATCGCGACGGATTCGGTCCGTTCGCTCCCGGATTCGTGCTCGCGCCCTTCGGCGACATCGACGCCGTACGCGCACTGATGCATCGTCATGTGTGCGCGGTGCTGGTGGAGCCCATTCAGTGCGAAGCCGGTGTGCTCATTCCGCCACCGGGCTTTCTACGCGCGCTCGCCGATCTGTGTCGTGAACACGACGTGCTGCTCATCGCCGATGAAATCCAGACCGGTCTGGGGCGCACGGGCGCGATGTTCGCATGCGATCACGAGGGCGTGAAGCCCGATGTGTTCGTGCTGGGCAAAGCCCTCTCGGGCGGCTTCTATCCGGTCTCGGCGGTGGTCTCGCGGCGCGACGTGCTCGGTGTGTTCGAACCCGGCTCTCATGGCAGCACGTTCGGTGGCAATCCCCTGGGATGTGCGGTGGCCCGCACGGCGTTGCGGGTGCTGCAGGACGAACATCTGGTGGAGCGCAGCGCGCGACTCGGGGCGTGGTTTCTCGCGCAGGTGCAATCGCTGGTTGGTCCATCCTCGCATCCCGACATCGTGGACGTGCGCGGCCGAGGCCTGTTGGTGGCCATCGAACTGCGTGGACCCGCGCGCCCGTGGTGCGAAGCGCTCAAGGCGCGCGGGGTGTTGTGCAAGGAGACGCACGATCACGTGATCCGTCTGTCACCGCCGTTGGTGGTGAGCGAAGACGATCTGACGTGGGCCGTGCAGCAACTGCGGGCGGTATTCTCGGCGTAG
- a CDS encoding 6-bladed beta-propeller, whose protein sequence is MTLTPFATVRLKDRDTAYIGKPNALAVSPRGEFFVTDIPSRRVLRFDATGRFVETIGRHGGGPNEFEAPYLLTPLDDSTLAIVDLLRRQVVLWDLPSRRARTRLALPGLTSGVVQSGDALYVSAADVEHGTAGIRWRAPGLEPERLGRVMDVYRDLFWSIWGTVSVAVSGDSILYFGGRSEYVIIADSQWQPRDSLSIPRAARRGIPREIDYTVGNGRNIYDVGNQLSTPFGLRILSGNRYAVFHLDASVVDNRIIIGRVFMTVVSPMRASRCVDLLVPAHDSTAIPRVAFVADTLFVLDHFVAGDSAIGEISKYHIGTDRC, encoded by the coding sequence GTGACGTTGACGCCCTTCGCCACGGTCCGTCTGAAAGACCGCGACACGGCATACATCGGCAAGCCGAACGCGCTGGCTGTTTCGCCGCGAGGTGAGTTTTTCGTCACCGACATACCGAGCCGTCGGGTGCTCCGGTTCGATGCGACGGGCAGGTTCGTGGAAACGATCGGCCGCCACGGTGGAGGACCGAACGAATTCGAAGCGCCGTACCTGCTGACGCCACTGGATGACTCCACCCTCGCCATCGTCGATCTGCTGCGCCGACAGGTCGTGCTCTGGGATCTGCCATCGCGAAGAGCGCGAACGCGCCTGGCGCTGCCCGGACTGACTTCGGGGGTCGTGCAGTCCGGAGACGCGCTGTACGTCTCTGCCGCGGATGTGGAGCATGGCACCGCCGGCATTCGCTGGCGCGCACCCGGGCTCGAGCCCGAACGCCTCGGGCGGGTGATGGACGTGTATCGCGACCTGTTCTGGTCCATCTGGGGAACCGTCTCGGTTGCCGTCTCGGGAGACAGCATCCTCTACTTCGGCGGACGCTCAGAGTACGTGATCATCGCCGACAGCCAGTGGCAACCCCGCGATTCGCTCTCGATTCCTCGCGCGGCGCGGCGGGGCATTCCCCGCGAGATCGACTACACCGTCGGCAACGGGCGGAACATCTATGACGTTGGCAATCAGCTATCGACACCTTTCGGGTTGCGCATTCTCTCCGGCAACCGATACGCGGTCTTTCATCTCGATGCGAGCGTGGTCGACAACCGCATCATCATCGGGCGGGTGTTCATGACGGTCGTATCCCCAATGCGGGCCTCTCGCTGCGTCGACCTCCTGGTGCCGGCACATGATTCCACGGCGATCCCGCGTGTGGCGTTCGTTGCCGACACGCTCTTCGTATTGGATCATTTCGTGGCGGGCGACAGCGCGATCGGCGAGATCAGCAAGTATCATATCGGCACGGATCGCTGCTGA
- a CDS encoding ABC transporter ATP-binding protein translates to MTFPGGKPQEEKSSDLSTSPPQGQRGGPQMSGPRMGAAGMASGARARDLGGTLRRLAALFGARKGSVVTIVLCTAGSVLLSVLVPWQLGRATNSVVDAVSAGHAVDFTALAHLLLVTAALQLGAMLLNWRQAWLTTDLVQGMSRTFRQQAEDKLFRLPLPWFDRQPHGEVLSRISNDIDNVGQSLQQLLSQLLMSTLQLTGVIAMMVWLSPTLALVAVASLFVSVTTARWLAARARPHFTAQWRWVGTLNGTVEENYTGHALMKVFGHRAQARARFEADNTALRRSVFRAQFVSGIIQPVMMFVGNLALITVVTVGALRVLSGAMTVGLLQSFIQYIRQTNQPIGQIASVASVLQSAAASAERVFELLDAPEMDADPDAPAVLTQPRGHIAFEHVTFRYDPARPLFEDVSFEALPGQTMAIVGPTGAGKTTLINLLLRFYEIDGGRILLDGIDTRRMRRDELRRHFGLVLQETWLFAGTIRENIAYGREGASEQEILDAARACHVDEFVRTLPNGYDTRIDENGSGLSTGQRQLLTIARAFLARPAVLLLDEATSSVDTRTELLVQRAMATLRADRTSFVIAHRLSTIRDADTIIYMENGTMVERGSHDALIARRGRYWRLYHSQFEEALAG, encoded by the coding sequence ATGACGTTCCCCGGCGGGAAGCCCCAGGAGGAGAAGTCGTCGGATCTCTCCACATCGCCGCCACAGGGTCAGCGTGGGGGCCCGCAGATGTCGGGACCGCGCATGGGAGCGGCCGGCATGGCCTCGGGAGCGCGCGCCAGGGATCTTGGCGGCACCCTGCGCCGACTGGCGGCATTGTTCGGCGCCCGTAAAGGCAGCGTCGTCACCATCGTGCTCTGCACGGCGGGCAGCGTGCTGCTGAGTGTGTTGGTGCCCTGGCAACTGGGACGCGCCACCAACAGCGTGGTCGACGCCGTGTCGGCCGGCCACGCCGTCGACTTCACGGCGCTGGCGCATTTGCTGCTCGTGACGGCCGCGCTCCAACTGGGCGCCATGCTGCTCAACTGGCGACAGGCCTGGCTCACCACCGATCTCGTGCAGGGCATGAGTCGCACCTTCCGCCAGCAGGCCGAAGACAAGTTGTTCCGTCTGCCGCTGCCCTGGTTCGATCGACAGCCCCACGGCGAGGTGCTCAGCCGCATCAGCAACGACATCGACAACGTGGGACAGAGTCTGCAACAGCTGCTGAGCCAGTTGCTCATGTCCACGCTGCAGCTCACCGGCGTCATCGCCATGATGGTGTGGTTGTCGCCCACACTCGCGCTGGTGGCGGTGGCCAGTCTGTTCGTTTCGGTGACGACGGCGCGCTGGCTTGCGGCCCGCGCACGCCCGCATTTCACCGCGCAATGGCGATGGGTGGGCACCCTGAACGGCACGGTGGAGGAGAACTACACCGGACACGCGCTCATGAAGGTCTTCGGGCACCGGGCGCAGGCCCGCGCGCGATTCGAAGCCGACAACACCGCGCTGCGGCGCAGTGTGTTCCGCGCCCAGTTCGTGTCCGGCATCATCCAGCCGGTGATGATGTTCGTGGGCAATCTGGCGCTCATCACCGTGGTCACGGTTGGCGCGCTTCGTGTGCTGTCGGGCGCCATGACCGTCGGATTGCTGCAATCGTTCATTCAGTACATCCGTCAGACGAATCAGCCCATCGGCCAGATCGCCAGCGTCGCCTCCGTCCTGCAGTCGGCGGCCGCTTCGGCGGAACGCGTCTTTGAACTGCTCGATGCGCCCGAGATGGACGCGGATCCCGACGCACCCGCCGTCCTCACGCAGCCCCGCGGTCATATCGCGTTCGAACATGTCACGTTCCGGTACGATCCGGCGCGTCCGCTCTTCGAAGACGTGAGCTTCGAGGCTCTCCCGGGGCAGACCATGGCGATCGTGGGTCCGACGGGTGCGGGAAAAACCACGCTCATCAATCTTCTGCTGCGGTTCTACGAGATCGACGGCGGCCGCATTCTGCTCGACGGCATCGACACCCGCCGCATGAGGCGCGACGAACTGCGGCGCCATTTTGGTCTCGTGCTGCAGGAGACCTGGCTCTTTGCCGGCACCATCCGCGAGAACATCGCCTATGGACGCGAAGGGGCGTCCGAACAGGAGATTCTCGATGCCGCGCGCGCCTGCCACGTGGACGAATTCGTGCGCACGCTGCCCAACGGATACGACACCCGGATCGATGAAAACGGCAGTGGACTCAGCACCGGTCAGCGGCAGCTGCTGACCATCGCCCGGGCCTTCCTCGCGCGCCCGGCCGTGCTGCTGCTCGACGAAGCCACCAGTTCCGTCGACACACGCACCGAACTGCTGGTGCAGCGGGCCATGGCCACGCTCCGCGCCGATCGCACGAGTTTTGTCATCGCCCACCGGCTCTCCACCATCCGCGACGCCGACACCATCATCTACATGGAGAATGGCACGATGGTCGAGCGTGGCAGCCATGACGCGCTGATCGCGCGGCGGGGACGCTACTGGCGTCTGTACCACTCGCAGTTCGAGGAGGCTCTGGCCGGGTAG
- a CDS encoding D-alanine--D-alanine ligase, with protein MAQPLRITVLLGGVSAERDVSLSSGLRIAVALREKGHDVICLDPAEGVLTRETERTLLANGVGSAPPSLEALAGLEARSLSPVLGTMPEVTDADCVFLALHGGQGEDGTVQALLDMVGVPYTGSGHLASALAMDKHLSKVVLRSAGVATANWIMAPAPGSPDGLDAPEVGRHLDWPVVVKPSKQGSTVGLSIVRAPDELAAAVTEAFRYDDEVMIERFVPGQELTVGILGDVVLPTIEIQPVKELYDYECKYTPGMAKEFVAELSPEIQSKLADQARRAFHALKLRGYARIDFRLDPQGQPWCLEANTLPGMTPTSLIPQAAAAAGVLFPDLCERIVLLALADRQR; from the coding sequence ATGGCCCAGCCTCTCCGCATCACCGTATTGCTCGGCGGTGTCTCCGCCGAACGTGACGTGTCTCTCTCGTCGGGACTGCGCATCGCCGTGGCGTTGCGGGAGAAAGGACACGACGTCATCTGTCTCGACCCCGCCGAGGGTGTGCTCACGAGGGAGACCGAGCGTACACTGCTCGCGAATGGCGTGGGCAGCGCGCCGCCTTCGCTGGAGGCGTTGGCCGGTCTCGAGGCGCGCTCGTTGTCGCCGGTGCTGGGCACCATGCCCGAGGTGACCGATGCCGACTGCGTGTTTCTGGCGCTGCATGGTGGACAGGGAGAGGACGGCACGGTGCAGGCCTTGCTGGACATGGTCGGCGTGCCGTACACGGGCAGCGGTCATCTGGCGAGCGCCCTGGCGATGGACAAACATCTCTCGAAAGTGGTGCTGCGTTCGGCGGGCGTGGCCACGGCGAACTGGATCATGGCGCCGGCCCCCGGCTCACCCGATGGGCTGGATGCCCCCGAGGTGGGCCGTCATCTCGACTGGCCGGTGGTGGTGAAGCCGTCCAAGCAGGGGAGCACGGTGGGCCTGTCGATCGTGCGGGCGCCGGATGAGCTGGCGGCGGCAGTGACCGAGGCGTTCCGCTACGACGACGAGGTGATGATCGAGCGGTTCGTGCCCGGCCAGGAGCTGACCGTGGGCATTCTGGGCGACGTGGTCCTGCCCACCATCGAGATCCAGCCGGTGAAGGAGCTCTACGACTACGAGTGCAAGTACACGCCGGGGATGGCGAAAGAGTTCGTGGCCGAACTGTCTCCGGAGATCCAATCGAAGCTGGCCGATCAGGCCCGGCGGGCTTTCCATGCGCTCAAACTGCGGGGGTACGCCCGCATCGATTTCCGGCTGGACCCTCAGGGGCAGCCGTGGTGTCTGGAAGCCAACACGTTGCCGGGCATGACGCCGACCAGTCTCATCCCGCAGGCGGCCGCGGCAGCGGGTGTCTTGTTTCCCGATCTCTGTGAGCGCATCGTCCTTCTGGCGCTCGCCGACCGACAGCGCTGA
- the rocF gene encoding arginase, translating into MTPASWRSEWRSDRGDGPAIDLDTDPGADTHDTHQSPAFEASRDVRTIRLLGVPMDLGASRRGVDMGPSAMRLADVAGALRTLGIPVVDGGNVPVPDRDELPPAPLSRLEAISHVARDIAERTAEAIRCNERPLVIGGDHSLSTGSVAGSATALAERGERVGLIWLDAHSDINTPRTSLTGNVHGMPVAHLLGLGDARLSQIASVMPVVLPEHFVYVGLRDVDDAEKHTIARLGIRAFTMRDIDERGMRAVMDDAVRITTRGTAGVHVSLDADFVDPREAPGVGTPVRGGVSVREAHLAMEILSDSGAMVAMDLVEINPILDRANGTAELAVDLVASAFGRRIL; encoded by the coding sequence ATGACTCCCGCATCCTGGCGTTCCGAATGGCGCTCCGATCGGGGAGATGGTCCAGCCATCGACCTCGACACCGATCCTGGCGCCGATACCCACGATACCCATCAGAGCCCCGCGTTCGAAGCGAGCCGGGATGTCCGTACCATCCGACTCCTCGGCGTGCCCATGGATCTCGGGGCGAGCCGGCGCGGTGTGGACATGGGCCCCAGCGCGATGCGTCTGGCCGACGTGGCTGGCGCGCTGCGTACCCTGGGCATTCCCGTGGTCGACGGCGGCAATGTGCCGGTCCCCGACCGGGACGAACTGCCACCGGCGCCGCTCAGTCGCCTGGAAGCCATCTCGCATGTGGCGCGCGACATCGCCGAACGGACGGCGGAGGCCATTCGCTGCAACGAACGTCCGCTCGTGATCGGTGGGGATCATTCCCTGTCCACCGGATCCGTGGCGGGCAGTGCCACCGCGCTGGCCGAACGGGGAGAACGGGTCGGGCTGATCTGGCTCGATGCGCACTCGGACATCAACACGCCGCGCACCAGTCTCACCGGCAACGTGCACGGCATGCCGGTGGCGCATCTGCTGGGTCTGGGCGATGCGCGCCTGTCGCAGATCGCGTCGGTGATGCCGGTGGTGCTCCCCGAACATTTCGTGTACGTGGGACTGCGCGACGTGGACGATGCGGAGAAACACACCATCGCCCGGCTGGGCATCCGGGCGTTCACCATGCGCGATATCGACGAACGGGGCATGCGGGCCGTGATGGACGACGCCGTGCGCATCACGACACGTGGCACGGCCGGTGTGCACGTGTCGCTCGACGCCGACTTCGTCGATCCCCGGGAGGCCCCGGGCGTGGGCACTCCGGTCCGCGGCGGCGTCAGCGTGCGCGAGGCCCATCTCGCCATGGAGATCCTCAGCGATTCGGGTGCGATGGTGGCGATGGATCTGGTGGAGATCAATCCGATTCTCGATCGCGCCAACGGCACCGCGGAGCTGGCGGTGGATCTCGTGGCCAGCGCCTTCGGTCGGCGCATTCTCTGA
- a CDS encoding RNA polymerase sigma factor, with the protein MQPLDAGTLHLVLQQARHGDRASFARLVEHYYPRALRFALQMLHHREDAEEAVQDAFLRVHDNLARFREDAPFDPWFFRILGNRCRTLMAKRKRHHETFEYGDVPVDAASDAENDIPDEGFIRDVHRALAQLPSEQREAFLLRHVNDMDYEEMTIVTGAKGSTLRMRVKRAIDTLRVVLREGAIHE; encoded by the coding sequence GTGCAACCGCTCGACGCAGGAACGCTCCACCTCGTGCTGCAACAGGCTCGGCATGGCGATCGCGCAAGCTTCGCCAGGCTGGTGGAGCACTATTACCCGCGCGCGCTGCGCTTCGCCCTGCAGATGCTGCATCACCGTGAAGACGCCGAGGAAGCCGTGCAGGACGCGTTCCTCCGTGTTCACGACAATCTGGCGCGGTTCCGCGAGGATGCACCGTTCGATCCGTGGTTCTTCCGCATTCTCGGGAACCGTTGCCGCACGCTCATGGCGAAGCGCAAGCGTCATCATGAGACTTTCGAATACGGCGACGTGCCGGTGGATGCCGCCAGTGACGCCGAGAACGACATACCCGACGAAGGGTTCATCCGCGACGTGCATCGCGCGCTCGCTCAGCTGCCATCAGAACAACGCGAAGCCTTTCTGCTCCGTCATGTGAACGACATGGACTACGAAGAGATGACGATCGTGACCGGAGCGAAGGGTTCCACACTCCGCATGCGCGTGAAACGCGCCATCGACACCCTGCGTGTCGTGCTGCGGGAGGGTGCGATCCATGAATGA
- a CDS encoding ABC transporter ATP-binding protein has protein sequence MAAVMVTTLRQRLALWGRFWYPWRSAVALLLLCQAGQAVASLTLPAITARVVDLGILQHDRSYVLRGGAEMVGIGLIQVLFSIGAAWLGARVAIGIGADLRSAVFARIQTFSMHELSRFGTPSLITRTTNDVQQVQNFFVMVLTMIVMAPIMGVGGVVMALRLDVGLSMLLAVSVPLLATLVGVLLTRALPLFARMQDQIDRITLVLREQITGQRVIRAFVRDTHEEDRFASVNEGLTDTARRVGRLMSLNMPTAHLIMQLSAVAVVWLAAERIAAGELQVGILVAFLSYIMQILIAVMIASMLFVMAPRALVSARRVREVLETQASVADPAHARPLPPGTTTRARVEFRNVSFAYPGAERAVLRHVSFTIEPGHTVAVIGATGSGKSTIVQLIARLFDVTDGAILINDVDIREFHLEDLWSLLGLVPQEAFLFSGTVSDNLRYGRADASDDALWQALDIAQARDFVAALPGQLQAPVAQGGTGFSGGQRQRLTIARALVRQAPIYLLDDSFSALDYVTDARLRSALRGALRDAAVLIVGQRVSSLRHADTILLIEEGVIVAAGTHEHLMRESAGYREIVASQDAGDDSPELTI, from the coding sequence ATGGCGGCCGTCATGGTGACCACGCTTCGCCAGCGCCTGGCCCTGTGGGGACGCTTCTGGTATCCCTGGCGATCCGCGGTGGCATTGCTGCTGCTGTGTCAGGCGGGTCAAGCCGTGGCCTCGTTGACGTTGCCCGCCATCACGGCGCGGGTCGTGGATCTGGGCATTCTGCAGCACGATCGCTCGTACGTGCTGCGCGGAGGCGCCGAAATGGTGGGCATCGGTCTGATCCAGGTGCTCTTTTCCATCGGCGCCGCGTGGCTGGGCGCGCGGGTGGCCATCGGCATCGGTGCCGATCTGCGGTCGGCGGTGTTCGCGCGCATCCAGACATTTTCGATGCACGAGCTGAGCCGGTTCGGCACACCCTCGCTCATCACGCGCACCACGAACGACGTGCAGCAGGTCCAGAACTTCTTCGTGATGGTGCTGACGATGATCGTCATGGCTCCCATCATGGGCGTCGGGGGCGTGGTGATGGCGCTGCGGCTGGATGTGGGGTTGTCCATGCTGCTGGCCGTCAGCGTGCCACTGCTGGCCACGCTGGTCGGTGTGCTGCTGACCCGCGCGCTGCCGCTCTTTGCGCGGATGCAGGATCAGATCGATCGCATCACGCTGGTGCTGCGCGAACAGATCACCGGACAGCGGGTGATCCGCGCATTCGTCCGTGACACGCATGAAGAGGACCGGTTCGCCTCCGTCAACGAGGGCCTGACCGATACGGCTCGGCGCGTCGGACGGCTCATGTCGCTGAACATGCCGACGGCACACCTGATCATGCAGCTGTCGGCGGTCGCCGTCGTATGGCTCGCCGCGGAACGCATCGCGGCGGGAGAGCTCCAGGTGGGGATCCTCGTGGCGTTCCTCTCCTACATCATGCAGATCCTCATCGCGGTGATGATCGCGTCGATGCTGTTCGTGATGGCCCCGCGGGCGCTCGTCAGCGCGCGGCGCGTGCGCGAAGTGCTGGAGACACAGGCCTCGGTGGCCGACCCGGCGCATGCCCGTCCACTGCCGCCGGGCACCACCACACGGGCGCGGGTCGAATTCCGCAACGTCTCGTTCGCCTATCCGGGTGCCGAACGCGCGGTGCTGCGGCATGTCAGCTTCACCATCGAACCCGGTCACACCGTGGCCGTGATCGGCGCGACCGGTTCCGGCAAGAGCACCATCGTGCAGCTGATCGCCCGGCTCTTCGACGTCACCGATGGCGCCATTCTCATCAACGACGTGGACATCCGGGAGTTCCATCTCGAGGATCTCTGGTCGCTGCTCGGACTCGTGCCACAGGAAGCGTTTCTCTTCTCCGGCACGGTGAGTGACAACCTGCGGTACGGGCGCGCCGATGCGAGTGACGACGCGTTGTGGCAGGCGCTCGACATCGCGCAGGCGCGGGACTTCGTCGCCGCGCTGCCCGGGCAACTGCAGGCGCCCGTGGCCCAGGGCGGCACGGGATTTTCCGGCGGTCAGCGGCAGCGGCTCACCATTGCGCGTGCCCTCGTGCGTCAGGCGCCCATCTATCTGCTCGACGACAGCTTTTCCGCACTCGATTACGTCACCGATGCCCGCCTGCGTTCGGCGCTGCGTGGCGCACTGCGCGACGCGGCCGTGCTGATCGTGGGACAGCGTGTCAGCTCGCTGCGTCATGCCGACACCATTCTGCTGATCGAAGAAGGCGTCATCGTGGCGGCAGGCACGCATGAACACCTCATGCGGGAGAGCGCCGGTTATCGGGAGATCGTGGCCTCACAGGACGCAGGTGACGATTCACCGGAGCTCACGATATGA
- a CDS encoding Lrp/AsnC family transcriptional regulator yields MDDTDRRLIALLRENARTPVAKLALQLGVSRATVQNRIDRLLQQRVLLGFTVRTTPEAARHQVRATMMVAVEGDHAETVLRTLRGYPEVHALHTTNGRWDLVAELATDTLEDFDRVLQRIRNVKGIVNSETNLLLSTHKL; encoded by the coding sequence ATGGACGATACCGATCGCCGTCTCATCGCCCTGCTGCGGGAGAACGCGCGGACGCCGGTGGCCAAACTCGCGCTCCAGCTTGGCGTCTCCCGCGCCACCGTGCAGAACCGCATCGACCGGCTGCTCCAGCAACGGGTGCTGCTGGGCTTTACCGTGCGCACTACACCCGAAGCGGCCCGACATCAGGTGCGGGCCACGATGATGGTGGCGGTCGAGGGCGATCACGCCGAGACCGTGCTCCGCACGCTGCGGGGATATCCCGAAGTGCACGCGCTGCACACCACCAACGGCCGGTGGGATCTGGTGGCGGAACTCGCCACCGACACGCTCGAAGACTTCGACCGTGTCCTGCAGCGCATCCGGAACGTCAAAGGCATTGTCAATTCGGAAACCAATCTGCTGCTGTCGACGCACAAGCTGTGA
- a CDS encoding rhomboid family intramembrane serine protease, translated as MAYATYDEFEPTRTPSAVYWLIGLCVGVYFVQATLVGDANMARWFGYSAGDLASRSLWTVVTYMFVHGGLMHLALNMWTLWLFGPRVERAWGASTFTWYYLWCGLGGWAFHYMFQSSGGTLVGASAAVLGVAVAYASRWPDDEVLFFGVVPMKVRWLVVFMALINITMAVVDFGSLGGTAYAAHIGGMVAGWIYLRAPSAGSLDRFRRGIAPAPDYGDEPPRAVPKSGNRSRDRERDRDIDDIVAQSKAAVARVRPAAPSRPAPAVVAPPSAQTAFDAVLDKIAAEGMDSLTADERLLLDEWSRKLRGD; from the coding sequence ATGGCGTACGCGACTTACGACGAATTCGAACCCACCCGCACACCGAGCGCCGTGTACTGGCTGATCGGACTGTGCGTGGGTGTGTATTTCGTTCAGGCGACGTTGGTGGGTGATGCGAACATGGCGCGCTGGTTCGGCTATTCCGCCGGCGATCTGGCGTCGCGTTCGTTGTGGACCGTGGTGACGTACATGTTCGTGCACGGGGGCCTGATGCACCTGGCGCTGAACATGTGGACGCTCTGGCTCTTCGGTCCGCGCGTGGAGCGTGCCTGGGGCGCCAGCACGTTCACCTGGTACTACCTGTGGTGCGGACTCGGCGGATGGGCATTCCACTACATGTTCCAGAGCAGCGGCGGGACATTGGTGGGCGCGTCGGCGGCCGTGCTCGGGGTGGCTGTGGCGTATGCCTCACGCTGGCCCGATGACGAGGTGCTCTTCTTCGGTGTGGTGCCGATGAAGGTGCGGTGGCTGGTGGTGTTCATGGCGCTGATCAACATCACGATGGCCGTGGTGGATTTTGGCAGTCTGGGCGGCACGGCGTACGCGGCGCACATCGGCGGCATGGTGGCGGGATGGATCTATCTGCGCGCGCCGAGCGCGGGGAGTCTCGATCGGTTCCGCCGCGGTATCGCGCCGGCGCCGGATTATGGCGACGAGCCGCCGCGTGCGGTGCCCAAGTCCGGCAACCGTTCACGTGATCGGGAACGTGATCGCGACATCGACGACATCGTGGCGCAGAGCAAGGCCGCCGTCGCGCGTGTGCGACCGGCCGCTCCGTCGCGTCCCGCGCCGGCGGTCGTCGCGCCGCCCTCCGCGCAGACGGCGTTCGACGCCGTGCTCGACAAGATCGCGGCCGAGGGCATGGACAGTCTCACCGCGGACGAGCGGTTGTTGCTGGACGAGTGGTCCAGGAAGCTGCGCGGCGACTGA
- a CDS encoding isoamylase early set domain-containing protein — protein sequence MNDRLRSTPEGGAPSSDFHDAEDDRLLRQVRAALTPMPPVDRRAIAQILSAVADRKRTPWQRAAGRLEGLREWWQFSTPPLARAGAMAALAVTVGFVARGYVMRPGLPVDGHGGSLVATQSAPAPAPATAPAAPSTVSPAASPGSFQAVEGTADASTLPVPVQFVLDARDVAGGTGVSLVGDFNDWDVTATPLSLEGGVWSTTLPLPPGRHVYAFVINGKRWIADPRAPQAPDADFGRPGSVILVRTP from the coding sequence ATGAATGACCGACTCCGTTCCACCCCCGAGGGCGGTGCGCCGTCCTCCGATTTCCACGACGCCGAGGACGATCGCCTGCTGCGGCAGGTCCGGGCGGCGCTGACCCCCATGCCCCCGGTCGATCGCCGGGCCATCGCGCAGATCCTGTCGGCCGTGGCCGACCGCAAGCGGACGCCGTGGCAACGCGCGGCCGGTCGCCTGGAAGGTCTGCGCGAGTGGTGGCAGTTCTCCACGCCGCCCCTGGCCCGCGCGGGCGCCATGGCCGCCCTGGCCGTGACGGTGGGCTTCGTGGCGCGGGGGTATGTCATGCGTCCCGGCCTGCCGGTCGATGGACACGGCGGGAGCCTGGTCGCCACGCAGAGCGCCCCGGCTCCCGCCCCAGCCACCGCCCCCGCGGCACCGTCCACGGTCTCTCCGGCCGCATCGCCGGGTTCGTTCCAGGCTGTCGAAGGCACGGCCGATGCCTCCACACTGCCCGTTCCCGTGCAGTTCGTCCTCGATGCCCGCGATGTCGCCGGCGGCACCGGCGTGAGCCTGGTGGGCGATTTCAACGACTGGGATGTCACGGCCACCCCGCTCTCGCTCGAGGGCGGCGTATGGAGCACCACGCTGCCGCTGCCGCCCGGACGCCATGTGTACGCCTTCGTCATCAACGGGAAGCGGTGGATCGCCGATCCGCGCGCGCCGCAGGCTCCCGATGCCGATTTTGGCCGTCCGGGATCGGTGATCCTGGTCCGGACCCCGTGA